From a region of the Zingiber officinale cultivar Zhangliang chromosome 4B, Zo_v1.1, whole genome shotgun sequence genome:
- the LOC121978387 gene encoding mRNA-capping enzyme-like, with protein MRHLCYQFLDLMPPTGRTNPQFSCSHPVSLNRDNLQLLRQRYYYATWKANGTRYMMFINSTGCYLIDRNFCFRRVQMRFPLKNATEM; from the exons ATGCGCCACCTCTGTTACCAATTCCTTGATTTAATGCCACCTACG GGAAGAACAAACCCACAATTTTCTTGTTCACATCCAGTTTCTCTTAACAG AGATAATCTGCAACTACTAAGACAAAGATACTACTATGCTACATGGAAGGCTAATGGAACCCGCTACATGATGTTCATTAACAGTACGGGGTGCTACCTAATTGATCGAAACTTCTGTTTTCGTAGGGTTCAAATGCGGTTTCCCCTAAAGAATGCTACTGAG ATGTAG